A single genomic interval of Bacillus smithii harbors:
- a CDS encoding IS30 family transposase: protein MAITNSTIGARHFKHLTAYDRGKIAALHAAGKTQQEIADYVGCHKSTISRELRRGTVPQRKSNGKIVHVYFPDTGQLLYERNRKACGRKLKLDDAIEFIKYAETQILDKKWSPDAVCGRAKRDGKFKDKMVCTKTLYNYIDLGLIGVKNIDLPMKITLNTKKKRNRKNKKILGRSIDERPIEVNERQEFGHWEIDTVIGKKTKDQALLTLTERKTRKEIILRVTAKDSLSVSEVISQLKVSYGNRFSKVFKTITADNGSEFADLGLSVEKDLTEVYFTHPYTSCERGTNERHNGLIRRFIPKGRPISSVADETITYVENWCNHLPRKILNYRTPEECFQIELAGLAS, encoded by the coding sequence ATGGCAATTACTAATTCTACCATAGGAGCTCGGCATTTCAAACACTTAACGGCTTATGACCGTGGGAAAATTGCGGCCTTACACGCTGCTGGTAAGACTCAACAGGAGATTGCAGATTATGTTGGTTGTCACAAAAGCACCATCTCCCGTGAGTTAAGAAGAGGTACAGTGCCACAAAGAAAAAGCAACGGGAAAATTGTTCATGTCTATTTTCCAGACACAGGTCAACTTCTCTATGAGAGAAACAGGAAAGCCTGTGGCCGCAAGCTAAAACTAGACGATGCCATCGAGTTTATTAAGTATGCCGAAACTCAGATCCTTGATAAGAAATGGTCTCCTGATGCGGTATGTGGGAGAGCCAAACGTGATGGGAAATTCAAAGACAAAATGGTTTGCACCAAGACCCTTTATAACTATATTGATCTAGGACTTATAGGCGTTAAAAACATTGACCTACCTATGAAAATTACCCTGAACACCAAGAAAAAACGTAACCGGAAGAATAAGAAGATCTTAGGACGCAGTATCGATGAGCGACCAATTGAAGTCAATGAACGCCAAGAGTTTGGTCACTGGGAAATTGATACGGTTATAGGCAAGAAGACTAAAGATCAGGCCTTATTGACTCTTACTGAGCGCAAAACCCGTAAAGAAATAATTTTGAGAGTGACAGCCAAGGATAGTCTATCCGTTTCAGAAGTCATATCTCAGTTGAAAGTGTCTTATGGTAATCGGTTCTCTAAAGTGTTTAAAACCATTACGGCTGATAACGGTTCTGAATTTGCTGACCTCGGCCTTAGTGTTGAAAAAGATCTAACAGAGGTTTATTTTACACACCCTTACACATCCTGTGAACGAGGAACCAACGAGCGTCATAATGGCCTTATTAGGCGCTTCATACCAAAGGGGAGACCCATTTCCTCTGTGGCAGACGAAACCATTACCTATGTTGAAAATTGGTGTAACCATCTTCCAAGGAAGATCCTCAATTATCGTACACCTGAGGAGTGTTTCCAAATAGAGTTAGCTGGCTTAGCTTCTTAA
- a CDS encoding metallophosphoesterase, giving the protein MKLLVVSDSHGDTEILKDLKARYEQEMDAMFHCGDSELPADSEVMKGYIVVRGNCDMDDRYPYDIVEEIKGKRIFMTHGHRYDVKASFSKLKQKAKANKADFVFFGHSHQAVAEKIGETLFLNPGSILLPRGRKERTYAIVELDGDDSVVYFYNEQHQLLTD; this is encoded by the coding sequence ATGAAGCTTCTAGTTGTAAGTGACAGTCATGGGGACACGGAAATTTTAAAAGATTTAAAAGCACGCTACGAGCAAGAGATGGATGCCATGTTTCATTGTGGTGATTCTGAACTTCCGGCAGACAGTGAAGTAATGAAAGGCTATATTGTGGTTAGAGGAAATTGCGATATGGATGATCGCTATCCTTATGATATCGTGGAAGAGATAAAGGGTAAGAGAATATTTATGACACATGGACATCGCTACGATGTCAAAGCGTCTTTCTCGAAACTGAAACAGAAAGCAAAAGCAAACAAAGCTGATTTTGTGTTTTTCGGTCATTCTCATCAAGCGGTAGCGGAAAAAATAGGCGAAACGTTGTTTTTGAATCCGGGGAGCATTCTCTTGCCGCGAGGTAGAAAAGAAAGAACCTATGCAATCGTGGAATTGGATGGAGACGATTCGGTTGTTTATTTTTATAACGAACAACATCAGCTGTTAACGGATTGA
- a CDS encoding XTP/dITP diphosphatase translates to MREVVIATKNKGKALEFEQMFQPFQIQVKTLLDLPEFPEIEETGATFEENAIIKAESVMKETKAMVMADDSGLVIDALDGRPGVYSARYAGPEKDDEANIQKVLRELEGVPLSKRTARFYCALALAIPGRETITVNGTCEGFITFEKKGANGFGYDPIFFVQGYERTMAELLPNEKNKISHRAEALAKMRTILEQLERESVL, encoded by the coding sequence ATGCGAGAAGTTGTGATCGCCACGAAAAATAAGGGGAAAGCACTTGAATTTGAGCAAATGTTTCAACCGTTTCAGATTCAGGTAAAAACGCTTCTTGATCTTCCTGAATTCCCGGAAATCGAGGAAACGGGTGCGACATTTGAAGAAAATGCGATCATCAAAGCGGAATCGGTCATGAAAGAGACAAAAGCCATGGTTATGGCAGATGATTCAGGTTTGGTGATTGACGCGTTAGACGGCCGGCCGGGCGTGTATTCGGCCAGATACGCAGGTCCTGAAAAAGATGATGAAGCCAATATACAAAAGGTGTTAAGGGAATTGGAAGGAGTTCCTCTTTCAAAACGGACAGCTCGTTTTTATTGTGCTCTGGCTCTTGCAATTCCGGGACGAGAAACCATAACAGTGAACGGGACATGTGAAGGATTCATCACCTTTGAGAAAAAAGGGGCAAATGGGTTCGGATATGACCCTATTTTCTTTGTCCAAGGTTATGAGCGTACGATGGCGGAATTGCTTCCAAATGAAAAAAATAAAATCAGCCACCGCGCCGAAGCGTTGGCAAAAATGAGAACGATATTGGAACAATTGGAAAGGGAAAGTGTACTATGA
- the rph gene encoding ribonuclease PH yields the protein MRVDGRQKNELRAVKIDTDFLKHPEGSVLITVGDTRVICTASIEDRVPPFMRGSGKGWITAEYSMLPRATEQRNIRESSKGKVSGRTMEIQRLIGRALRAVVDLESIGERTVWIDCDVIQADGGTRTASITGAFVAMAMALHQLSIQKEMSTFPVTNFLAATSVGILHGEGAVLDLNYKEDSEAMVDMNVVMTGSGDFVEIQGTGEESTFSHSQLQELLSLAEKGLQELIDIQKQALSEIAVKIERNMSKGGEANR from the coding sequence GTGCGAGTAGATGGAAGACAAAAAAATGAATTAAGAGCGGTTAAGATCGATACGGATTTTTTAAAACATCCGGAAGGCTCCGTGCTTATCACCGTTGGAGATACACGGGTTATTTGCACCGCTAGTATCGAAGACCGTGTTCCCCCTTTTATGAGAGGGTCCGGTAAAGGATGGATTACAGCGGAATATTCCATGCTGCCACGGGCAACTGAGCAAAGAAATATAAGAGAATCTTCCAAGGGAAAAGTATCAGGAAGAACAATGGAAATTCAACGATTAATTGGGAGAGCTCTTCGGGCGGTTGTCGATTTGGAATCCATTGGCGAAAGAACGGTATGGATCGATTGCGATGTCATACAAGCAGATGGCGGAACACGCACCGCTTCGATTACCGGCGCCTTTGTAGCGATGGCAATGGCGTTGCATCAATTATCTATTCAAAAAGAAATGTCGACTTTTCCGGTAACCAATTTTCTGGCTGCTACTAGCGTAGGCATTTTACATGGAGAGGGAGCAGTATTAGATTTAAATTATAAAGAAGATAGTGAAGCAATGGTGGATATGAATGTGGTCATGACTGGATCCGGAGATTTTGTAGAAATTCAAGGAACAGGAGAAGAGTCCACATTTTCCCATTCGCAGCTTCAAGAATTATTGTCATTGGCAGAAAAAGGGTTGCAAGAATTGATCGACATTCAAAAGCAAGCGCTAAGCGAAATAGCAGTGAAGATAGAAAGAAATATGTCAAAAGGTGGAGAAGCAAATCGATGA
- a CDS encoding GerMN domain-containing protein translates to MMVKKKTLVAAAVILSSIYLTGCGLLGSNEKKENIDPPQKVTYLKEDGSLKELQHQSAQDMKKEDVMMTDLYLIDKNGYVVSQTLPLPKTQSIAKEALEYLVDDGPVSNMLPNGFRAVLPAGTEVRSVQIKDGKAIADFSPEFKEYKAEDEKKILQAITWTLTQFDAVKKVELRVDGQPLKEMPVDGTAIDPNGLSRNIGINWDVENVVDITNTRPITVYYLAQDGENYYYVPVTKRVSNNNKDNVTAVVNELIKGPSPSSELVSEFMPDVKLISAPVVKDGKVTLNFNKSILGSFEEKMISKNTLNPLVLSLTEQKGIKSVTVEVDGKTNLVDDKGKPISETVSRPEHVNTGSF, encoded by the coding sequence ATGATGGTCAAAAAGAAAACTCTCGTCGCGGCGGCTGTCATTTTATCGTCTATTTATTTGACAGGATGCGGATTGCTCGGCAGCAATGAAAAGAAAGAGAACATTGATCCACCGCAAAAAGTAACTTATTTAAAAGAGGACGGGTCCTTAAAAGAATTGCAACATCAATCTGCTCAGGACATGAAAAAAGAAGACGTAATGATGACAGATTTGTATCTGATAGATAAAAACGGTTATGTAGTATCGCAGACGCTGCCGCTTCCCAAAACGCAAAGCATCGCCAAAGAAGCGCTTGAATATCTAGTAGACGACGGGCCGGTGTCAAATATGCTTCCGAACGGGTTCAGAGCGGTGCTGCCGGCCGGCACGGAAGTACGAAGCGTTCAAATTAAAGATGGAAAGGCCATCGCGGACTTTTCTCCTGAATTTAAAGAGTACAAAGCGGAAGACGAAAAGAAAATTTTACAGGCTATTACTTGGACGTTGACGCAGTTTGACGCGGTGAAAAAAGTCGAACTGAGAGTGGACGGCCAGCCATTAAAAGAAATGCCAGTGGATGGGACAGCGATTGATCCCAATGGATTATCCAGAAACATCGGAATTAATTGGGATGTTGAAAACGTGGTCGACATCACGAATACAAGACCGATCACCGTTTATTATTTAGCTCAAGACGGAGAGAATTATTATTACGTCCCCGTCACAAAAAGAGTGAGCAACAATAATAAAGATAATGTTACGGCGGTCGTCAATGAGCTCATCAAAGGACCAAGCCCTTCGTCTGAACTGGTAAGCGAATTTATGCCGGATGTGAAACTGATTAGTGCTCCGGTGGTAAAGGATGGAAAAGTCACATTAAATTTTAATAAATCGATTTTAGGTAGTTTCGAGGAAAAAATGATCTCCAAAAATACGTTAAATCCTCTTGTGCTTTCTTTGACAGAACAGAAAGGGATTAAAAGTGTAACCGTTGAAGTGGATGGCAAGACAAACTTAGTAGACGACAAAGGAAAACCCATCAGCGAAACCGTTTCAAGGCCCGAGCATGTCAACACCGGTAGTTTCTAA
- the racE gene encoding glutamate racemase, whose amino-acid sequence MNRPIGVIDSGVGGLTVAIEIMRQLPHETIYYIGDTARCPYGPRPVEEVKQFTWEMTRYLLRYDIKMLVIACNTATAAVLDEIREALDIPVIGVIHPGARAAIKMSKHFRIGVLGTIGTIKSRAYEKALHSINKNVKIFPLACPKFVPLVESGEYHSAMAKKIVAETLLPLKDKQLDTLILGCTHYPLLEPIISSFMGENVAVISSGEETAREVSAILHYKELLNMEKSCLPNRFFTTGSKELFYKIASDWLQDPTIDVSTIRLDENELVF is encoded by the coding sequence ATAAACAGGCCAATAGGTGTAATAGATTCCGGAGTTGGGGGTCTTACAGTTGCTATTGAGATCATGAGGCAGCTCCCTCATGAAACGATATATTATATTGGTGACACAGCCAGATGTCCTTATGGGCCTAGACCCGTGGAAGAGGTCAAACAATTTACTTGGGAAATGACCCGCTATTTGCTTCGTTATGATATCAAGATGCTCGTGATCGCTTGCAATACAGCAACGGCTGCTGTTCTCGACGAGATTAGAGAAGCACTCGACATTCCGGTTATTGGAGTCATTCATCCCGGAGCGAGAGCGGCTATTAAAATGTCAAAACATTTTCGTATTGGGGTTCTAGGTACGATCGGCACTATTAAAAGCCGTGCGTATGAAAAAGCTCTTCATTCTATCAATAAGAATGTAAAGATCTTTCCGCTTGCATGTCCTAAGTTTGTTCCTTTGGTAGAAAGCGGGGAATATCATAGTGCCATGGCCAAAAAAATTGTAGCGGAAACATTGCTGCCGCTCAAAGATAAACAATTGGATACGTTGATATTAGGCTGCACTCATTATCCGCTTCTTGAACCCATTATTTCGTCATTCATGGGCGAAAATGTTGCGGTGATTAGTTCAGGAGAAGAAACAGCAAGAGAAGTGAGCGCCATATTGCATTATAAAGAACTTTTAAACATGGAGAAATCTTGTCTCCCTAATCGATTCTTTACAACTGGATCTAAAGAGCTGTTTTATAAGATCGCTTCCGATTGGCTCCAAGATCCAACGATAGATGTTTCTACGATTCGTTTAGATGAAAATGAACTCGTTTTTTAA
- a CDS encoding PadR family transcriptional regulator, whose product MSLKSQLLKGVLEGCILAVIAREEIYGYELSMKLVEYGLTFVSEGSIYPVLLRMQKENLISGTLKDSPNGPKRKYYRLTDSGRQQLEEFKENWMDLKVAVDHILNQRSENHDSRRDDPSKQ is encoded by the coding sequence TTGTCATTAAAAAGTCAATTGCTGAAAGGAGTTTTAGAAGGATGTATTTTGGCGGTGATTGCCCGTGAAGAAATTTATGGGTATGAATTAAGCATGAAGCTGGTCGAGTATGGATTGACGTTTGTGAGTGAAGGAAGCATTTATCCGGTGCTTCTGCGCATGCAAAAAGAGAATCTTATTTCTGGAACTCTGAAAGATTCTCCGAACGGTCCAAAACGAAAATATTACCGGTTGACCGATTCAGGGCGACAACAGTTGGAAGAATTTAAAGAAAATTGGATGGACCTGAAGGTTGCAGTCGATCATATTTTGAATCAAAGGAGTGAGAACCATGACAGCAGAAGAGATGATCCAAGTAAACAATGA
- a CDS encoding IS1380 family transposase — translation MKDFPIRFVLTDEAITPSAGLALVGYLLHRTKLDKRVNALRLPTVRREVHISHSDVIRSMIGLLATGKTDFDHIEAYRQDDIFSASMGIQHVPSSPTLRQRLDQLACLPMTETILWEESIRLLIQRHATLSPCWTKGKTTWLPLDIDGSPFDNSDTKKEGVSRTYKGFDGFTPLFAYAGKEGDLVHAELRPGKQHVQDNMPSFLVTAIRRARQLTSSRLLVRMDAGNDAEANGHVCLKEDVDFVIKRNLRRESKALWFQIASQKGKRVDDGQSEGVQTYELCLPQKAAIDGNTYTYVQVTQVTERTMERNGQLMLVPDYEVESYWVRLKGYEHVRMSDVLALYHDHATGEQFHSELKSDLDLERLPSGKMKTNALVLVMGAFVYNLLRLIGQDLLSDPRHPLHHKVKRRRIKTIIQTVITMAGRLVRRSRQIWMKRTRRSGYSEPLLNVYQKWREAR, via the coding sequence ATGAAAGATTTCCCGATTCGGTTTGTATTGACAGATGAAGCGATTACCCCAAGTGCTGGGCTTGCTCTCGTTGGCTACTTACTCCATCGAACGAAACTGGATAAACGGGTAAACGCACTTCGGCTTCCAACGGTTCGTCGAGAAGTGCACATTTCCCATAGCGATGTCATTCGCTCGATGATTGGCTTGCTTGCCACAGGAAAAACGGATTTCGATCATATCGAAGCGTATCGTCAGGACGATATCTTTTCGGCATCGATGGGGATTCAGCACGTGCCTTCCTCTCCAACCTTGCGACAACGACTCGATCAGCTCGCTTGTCTTCCGATGACCGAAACGATTCTTTGGGAGGAGTCCATACGTCTGTTGATTCAACGACATGCCACTTTGTCCCCTTGTTGGACCAAAGGAAAGACGACATGGCTTCCCCTTGATATAGATGGTTCCCCATTTGACAACTCCGATACGAAAAAAGAAGGAGTCAGTCGAACGTATAAAGGATTTGACGGTTTTACACCGTTGTTTGCGTATGCAGGGAAGGAAGGGGATCTCGTTCATGCCGAGTTGCGTCCAGGGAAACAACATGTGCAAGACAACATGCCCTCGTTTTTAGTCACCGCTATCCGTCGAGCTCGTCAACTGACTTCATCTCGTCTGCTTGTTCGCATGGATGCAGGAAACGATGCAGAAGCGAATGGGCACGTATGCCTAAAGGAAGACGTGGACTTTGTCATCAAGCGAAACTTACGCCGAGAATCGAAAGCGCTTTGGTTCCAGATCGCTTCGCAAAAGGGCAAACGTGTCGATGATGGACAAAGCGAAGGAGTACAAACCTATGAGCTATGCCTTCCACAGAAGGCAGCGATCGATGGAAACACGTATACGTACGTTCAAGTCACCCAAGTGACGGAACGGACGATGGAACGCAATGGACAGCTGATGCTCGTTCCTGATTATGAAGTGGAAAGCTATTGGGTGCGGCTCAAAGGATACGAGCATGTTCGAATGAGCGATGTGCTCGCGTTGTATCATGACCATGCGACAGGCGAACAGTTTCATAGCGAACTGAAGAGCGACTTAGATTTAGAGCGGCTTCCATCTGGGAAGATGAAAACGAATGCGCTCGTGTTGGTCATGGGAGCCTTCGTTTACAATCTTCTTCGTCTGATTGGACAAGATCTATTAAGCGATCCGAGACATCCGTTGCACCACAAAGTGAAACGCCGCCGCATCAAGACGATTATTCAGACGGTGATCACGATGGCAGGGCGACTCGTCCGTCGATCACGACAGATCTGGATGAAACGGACGCGAAGGAGTGGCTATAGCGAGCCCCTACTGAACGTCTATCAGAAATGGAGAGAGGCAAGATAA
- a CDS encoding helix-turn-helix domain-containing protein produces MKDREFSHKPLLTKREKEVFELLVQDKTTKEIAKELFISEKTVRNHISNAMQKLGVKGRSQAVVELLRMGELKL; encoded by the coding sequence TTGAAGGATCGCGAATTTTCACATAAACCATTGCTGACCAAAAGAGAAAAAGAAGTTTTCGAGCTATTGGTTCAAGATAAAACAACAAAAGAAATCGCCAAAGAACTATTCATCAGCGAGAAAACTGTCCGGAACCATATTTCGAATGCCATGCAAAAATTAGGTGTCAAAGGTCGTTCTCAAGCAGTAGTCGAACTCCTACGTATGGGTGAATTAAAACTATAG
- the sdhB gene encoding succinate dehydrogenase iron-sulfur subunit produces the protein MSEKKTIRLIITRQDNPDSAPYEEEFEIPYRPNLNVISCLMEIRRNPVNAKGEKTTPVAWDMNCLEEVCGACSMVINGKPRQACAALIDKLEQPVRLAPMKTFPVIRDLQIDRSRMFDSLKKVKAWIPIDGTWDLGPGPRMPEKKRQWAYELAKCMTCGVCLEACPNVNSHSNFMGPAPLSQVRLFNAHPTGAMHKDERLDAIMGDGGLANCGNAQNCVQACPKGIPLTTSIAALNRETTIHSFKKFFGSDYMV, from the coding sequence ATGAGTGAAAAGAAAACGATCCGCTTAATTATAACTCGCCAGGATAATCCGGATTCAGCCCCTTATGAAGAAGAATTTGAAATTCCTTATCGTCCGAATTTGAATGTCATTTCCTGCTTAATGGAAATTCGCCGCAATCCGGTCAATGCTAAAGGGGAAAAAACAACTCCGGTTGCTTGGGATATGAACTGTTTGGAAGAAGTGTGCGGAGCTTGTTCGATGGTGATCAATGGAAAACCGCGTCAAGCATGTGCTGCTTTGATCGACAAATTGGAACAACCTGTTCGTCTTGCGCCGATGAAAACATTTCCGGTTATTCGCGATTTGCAAATCGATCGCAGCCGTATGTTTGATTCGTTGAAAAAAGTGAAAGCTTGGATTCCAATTGATGGAACTTGGGATCTTGGACCTGGCCCACGGATGCCTGAGAAAAAACGCCAATGGGCTTATGAATTGGCAAAATGCATGACTTGTGGTGTTTGTTTAGAAGCGTGCCCAAACGTTAACAGTCATTCAAACTTTATGGGACCTGCTCCACTGTCACAAGTACGGTTATTTAACGCTCATCCAACCGGTGCTATGCACAAAGACGAACGTCTTGATGCTATCATGGGGGATGGCGGTCTTGCAAACTGCGGAAATGCGCAAAACTGTGTACAAGCATGCCCGAAAGGCATCCCGCTCACAACTTCCATTGCGGCGCTAAATAGAGAAACGACCATCCATTCCTTTAAAAAATTCTTCGGAAGCGATTATATGGTGTAA
- the sdhA gene encoding succinate dehydrogenase flavoprotein subunit translates to MSKGKIIVVGGGLAGLMATVKIAELGTPVDIFSLVPVKRSHSVCAQGGINGAVNTKGEGDSPWIHFDDTIYGGDFLANQPPVKAMCEAAPGIISLFDRMGVMFNRTPEGLLDFRRFGGTQHHRTAYAGATTGQQLLYALDEQVRRYEVAGLVTKYEGWEFLGLVLDDEGVCRGIVAQNLTTMDIQTFRADAVIMASGGPGIIFGKSTNSMINTGSAASIVYQQGAYYANGEFIQIHPTAIPGDDKLRLMSESARGEGGRIWTYKDGKPWYFLEEKYPAYGNLVPRDIATREIFHVCVDLKLGINGENMVYLDLSHKDPHELDVKLGGIIEIYEKFMGEDPHKVPMKVFPAVHYSMGGLWVDYEQRTNIPGVFAAGECDYSQHGANRLGANSLLSAIYGGMVAGPNAVKYINGLEKSSDAISSTLFDRYRKREEEKWNQILKMDGTENAYVLHKELGEWMTANVTVVRYNDKLLKTDEKIVELMERWKNININDTAKWSNQGASFTRQLKNMLHLARVITIGAYNRNESRGAHYKPEFPDRNDEEWLKTTMAKFTGEDSAPAFHYEDVDISLIKPRVRDYTKKH, encoded by the coding sequence ATGAGTAAAGGAAAGATCATCGTAGTTGGAGGCGGCTTAGCCGGCTTAATGGCAACAGTGAAAATAGCGGAGTTAGGAACTCCGGTGGATATATTTTCATTAGTTCCGGTAAAGCGTTCTCACTCTGTTTGTGCTCAAGGTGGCATTAACGGAGCTGTCAATACAAAAGGTGAAGGAGATTCGCCATGGATTCATTTTGATGACACGATTTACGGAGGAGACTTTTTAGCCAATCAGCCTCCTGTAAAAGCAATGTGTGAAGCGGCGCCTGGAATTATCTCGCTGTTTGACCGCATGGGCGTTATGTTTAACCGGACACCGGAAGGATTGCTTGATTTCCGCCGTTTCGGAGGAACTCAACATCATCGCACAGCATATGCCGGTGCGACAACTGGACAGCAACTTTTGTATGCTCTTGATGAACAAGTGCGCCGCTATGAAGTAGCGGGATTAGTAACGAAGTATGAGGGCTGGGAATTTCTTGGCCTTGTCTTGGATGATGAAGGAGTTTGCCGGGGCATCGTAGCACAAAACTTGACTACTATGGATATTCAAACATTCCGTGCTGATGCCGTTATTATGGCTTCCGGCGGACCGGGAATCATTTTTGGAAAATCTACAAACTCCATGATCAATACTGGTTCTGCTGCATCGATCGTCTATCAACAAGGCGCTTATTATGCTAATGGTGAATTTATTCAAATTCACCCGACCGCGATACCGGGAGATGACAAACTTCGTTTGATGAGTGAATCTGCCCGTGGTGAAGGCGGCCGTATATGGACATATAAAGATGGAAAACCATGGTATTTCTTGGAAGAAAAATATCCGGCTTATGGAAACCTTGTTCCGAGGGATATTGCTACACGTGAAATTTTCCACGTCTGCGTTGACTTAAAACTTGGAATCAATGGGGAAAACATGGTATATCTTGATCTTTCCCACAAAGATCCGCATGAATTGGATGTAAAATTGGGCGGTATTATCGAAATCTATGAAAAATTCATGGGTGAAGATCCGCACAAAGTTCCAATGAAAGTATTCCCAGCGGTTCACTATTCAATGGGTGGACTATGGGTTGATTATGAACAACGTACAAATATTCCAGGGGTATTCGCTGCAGGTGAATGCGATTATTCACAACATGGAGCGAACCGCTTAGGAGCTAACTCATTGTTATCGGCCATTTACGGTGGAATGGTTGCCGGACCAAATGCTGTGAAATATATCAATGGCTTGGAAAAAAGCTCTGATGCTATATCTTCTACTTTATTTGATCGTTACAGAAAACGAGAAGAAGAAAAATGGAATCAAATTCTTAAGATGGACGGAACGGAAAATGCCTATGTTCTTCATAAAGAACTCGGCGAATGGATGACCGCTAACGTAACGGTTGTGCGTTACAATGATAAACTATTAAAAACCGATGAAAAAATAGTTGAATTGATGGAACGCTGGAAAAATATCAATATTAACGATACTGCTAAGTGGAGTAACCAAGGGGCCAGCTTTACACGTCAATTGAAAAATATGCTTCATCTTGCTCGAGTCATTACCATTGGTGCTTATAATCGAAATGAAAGCCGTGGAGCCCATTATAAGCCAGAATTCCCTGATCGTAATGATGAAGAATGGCTAAAAACAACAATGGCGAAATTTACTGGAGAAGACAGTGCGCCAGCTTTCCACTATGAAGATGTCGATATATCTTTGATTAAACCGCGTGTTCGTGATTACACGAAAAAACACTAA
- a CDS encoding succinate dehydrogenase cytochrome b558 subunit, translated as MAGNREFFNRRLHSLLGVIPIGLFLTEHLIVNHFATRGAESFNRAAKFMESLPLLYLLEIVLIFLPLLYHAIYGLYIAFTAKNNLGNFGYFRNWMFFLQRLTGIFTLIFVVWHVWETRVQAAMGEEVNYDMVANILSNPYMLAFYIVGVVSAIFHFSNGLWSFCVSWGIIVTPRSQRVFTYVSLLVFVLLSYVGLSALFAFV; from the coding sequence ATGGCAGGAAATCGTGAATTTTTTAATCGAAGGCTTCATTCTTTACTAGGTGTAATTCCGATAGGATTATTCCTGACTGAACACTTGATTGTGAACCATTTTGCCACTAGGGGAGCGGAATCTTTTAACCGTGCGGCGAAGTTTATGGAAAGCTTGCCGTTGCTTTATTTATTGGAGATCGTGTTAATCTTTTTGCCGCTCTTATATCACGCAATTTACGGCTTATATATTGCGTTTACGGCGAAAAATAATTTGGGAAATTTCGGTTATTTCCGAAATTGGATGTTTTTCTTGCAGCGTTTAACAGGAATTTTTACGCTCATCTTTGTTGTATGGCACGTTTGGGAAACACGCGTTCAAGCAGCCATGGGGGAAGAAGTTAACTATGATATGGTAGCTAATATTCTATCAAATCCATATATGCTAGCTTTTTACATAGTAGGGGTTGTATCGGCCATTTTCCATTTTTCGAACGGCTTATGGTCTTTCTGCGTAAGTTGGGGAATCATTGTGACGCCTCGTTCTCAACGCGTTTTCACGTATGTTTCACTGTTGGTATTCGTATTGCTTTCGTATGTCGGCCTTTCTGCTTTGTTCGCTTTTGTATGA
- a CDS encoding YslB family protein — MENHKDIIPQEPQSVSMFAYELYRDILLPEIFGKDTADIFYWAGKQLARKFPLLSIDEICSFFEEACWGTLQVIKEEKKELLFELSGPIVLRKFDIYSEPFFSLEAGFLAEQIQTQKNVTAEAIEEVHKRSKKVRLLVKWE; from the coding sequence ATGGAGAATCATAAAGACATTATTCCACAAGAGCCGCAATCTGTTTCGATGTTCGCCTATGAGCTGTACCGGGATATTTTGTTACCGGAAATATTCGGCAAAGACACGGCGGACATTTTCTATTGGGCAGGAAAACAGCTTGCAAGAAAATTTCCTCTTCTATCTATAGATGAAATCTGCTCTTTTTTTGAAGAAGCTTGCTGGGGAACGCTCCAGGTGATAAAAGAAGAAAAAAAAGAGTTGCTGTTTGAATTATCAGGTCCTATTGTATTACGAAAATTTGACATATATTCTGAACCATTTTTTTCGTTGGAAGCAGGTTTTTTAGCGGAACAAATTCAAACGCAGAAAAACGTGACTGCCGAAGCGATAGAAGAGGTACATAAACGTTCCAAAAAAGTCCGTCTTCTCGTGAAATGGGAATAA